In Uranotaenia lowii strain MFRU-FL chromosome 2, ASM2978415v1, whole genome shotgun sequence, one genomic interval encodes:
- the LOC129745953 gene encoding protein male-specific lethal-1-like → MMMENLDHVYCNTASTDVGGKDTSEQMSLFKEVKQLQSILLLHLDLIQEQSDQILAKDKLIIKLKDENEMLKHQLELVNKQLQQMKQREQQREISNPIRNITFDKIYDYENSIASRMVSEQIGRAREPSVSGSVANIKKEVISSDYDHFDSMCADFDGDLESDIKIENNEIEEEIFLNYSKSDDESVPSNDVPVIDIRSAVELRPPSSSTPISCGVGISQPLDEMVNNAPSDNYGACTTTNTNNKNNSSANGVSISSDNIEKARSSSVDCEPAKDVIFISEEVGKAGSYNPTCSSGNSSDGSFMKKSYKAKYITTNKEYITCNWKDEAITNDIERLMENEAAELEIPCWTVIDENLEASRSSSDLVTENISDEAYMKRHAKLELDERRRKKWDVQRIREQKMVERLKKRHLKAEAEEQKIISSFYPSIDSIKYVQIIEDIPVQAFGELIPDLHPSNFSLPWMRMSIETTETITPPEFGPGPLFNSSTNDGLSATPSSSSSSLLNTQPSAGNSSSSSSQEQKTKFLHRLAPNLIAQKQRFTKRIKKEN, encoded by the coding sequence ATGATGATGGAAAATTTAGACCACGTCTACTGCAACACGGCGTCTACTGATGTCGGGGGCAAGGATACTTCGGAGCAAATGAGCCTTTTTAAGGAGGTTAAGCAACTGCAATCGATTCTATTGCTGCATTTGGATTTGATACAGGAGCAAAGTGATCAGATATTGGCCAAAGATAAATTGATTATTAAACTAAAGGATGAGAATGAAATGCTGAAACATCAATTGGAACTAGTCAACAAGCAACTCCAACAAATGAAGCAGAGAGAACAGCAGCGGGAAATCAGCAACCCAATAAGGAACATAACATTCGACAAAATTTATGATTACGAAAATTCGATTGCTTCTCGAATGGTTTCGGAACAAATAGGCAGGGCAAGAGAGCCGTCGGTTAGCGGGAGTGTTGCAAATATCAAGAAGGAAGTTATTTCCAGTGACTATGATCATTTTGATTCTATGTGCGCCGATTTTGATGGCGACTTGGAGTCTGATATCaagattgaaaataatgaaatcgaGGAGGAAATCTTCCTCAATTATTCCAAATCAGACGACGAATCTGTACCCTCGAATGACGTGCCGGTAATTGATATACGATCGGCCGTAGAGCTGCGTCCGCCTAGTTCCAGCACGCCGATCAGCTGTGGCGTCGGTATTTCGCAACCTTTGGATGAAATGGTAAACAACGCACCTAGCGACAACTATGGAGCGTGCACAACTACAAacacaaacaacaaaaacaactcgaGCGCTAATGGTGTGAGTATCAGCAGCGATAATATTGAAAAGGCTCGGTCCTCTTCTGTTGACTGTGAACCGGCTAAAGATGTAATATTTATCAGTGAAGAAGTTGGAAAAGCCGGCTCTTACAATCCAACATGTTCATCTGGAAATTCGTCGGATggaagttttatgaaaaaatcttataaagcAAAATACATAACCACTAATAAGGAGTATATAACGTGCAATTGGAAAGATGAGGCAATTACAAACGATATTGAGAGATTGATGGAAAATGAAGCTGCAGAATTGGAAATTCCATGTTGGACCGTGATCGATGAAAACCTCGAGGCGTCCCGAAGTTCTAGTGATCTCGTTACGGAGAACATCAGCGATGAAGCGTACATGAAACGACATGCCAAGCTTGAACTGGATGAGAGACGACGGAAAAAGTGGGATGTGCAAAGAATAAGGgaacaaaaaatggtcgaaCGACTCAAAAAACGTCACCTCAAAGCGGAAGCCGAGGAACAGAAAATTATTTCCTCATTCTATCCGTCAATCGACTCCATCAAGTACGTGCAAATTATCGAAGACATTCCGGTTCAGGCATTTGGTGAGCTGATTCCAGATCTACATCCGAGCAACTTTAGTCTTCCGTGGATGAGAATGAGCATCGAAACAACAGAAACGATCACACCGCCAGAATTCGGTCCCGGGCCCCTGTTTAACTCGTCTACTAATGACGGTCTATCGGCAACACCTTCCTCCTCCTCTTCCTCTTTGCTAAACACTCAACCGTCAGCCGGCAACAGCAGCAGTTCATCTTCGCAAGAGCAGAAAACAAAGTTCCTCCACCGGCTGGCACCGAATCTCATCGCTCAAAAGCAGCGGTTTACGAAGCGAATCAAGAaggaaaactaa